A section of the Kribbella sp. HUAS MG21 genome encodes:
- a CDS encoding helix-turn-helix domain-containing protein — translation MSDDATPDTPRTVKLDRHLVRALAHPMRNRMLGLLRIYGPQTATTLAGRLGVNTGATSYHLRQLADAGLVIEDDSRGNARDRWWKSAHQGTEFDTSELLDQEPELALGYLHGIGQTYAENIFGFIDAMQTMAPEWRDASVLSDYLFHLRADQFDAMMHEVLAVLEKYKTPDLTAPLPDGAEQVTVQIQAFPRETRSSAEDGG, via the coding sequence ATGAGCGACGACGCCACCCCCGATACACCCCGCACGGTCAAGCTCGACCGGCATCTGGTGCGCGCCCTCGCGCACCCGATGCGGAACCGCATGCTCGGGCTGCTGCGGATCTACGGGCCACAGACGGCGACCACGCTCGCCGGGCGGCTCGGTGTGAACACTGGTGCGACCAGCTACCACCTGCGGCAGCTCGCGGACGCCGGTCTGGTGATCGAGGACGACAGTCGCGGCAACGCGCGCGACCGGTGGTGGAAGTCGGCCCACCAAGGCACCGAGTTCGACACGTCGGAGCTGCTGGACCAGGAGCCGGAGCTGGCCCTCGGGTACCTGCACGGGATCGGTCAGACGTACGCCGAGAACATCTTCGGGTTCATCGACGCGATGCAGACGATGGCGCCGGAGTGGCGGGACGCCAGCGTGCTGTCCGACTACCTGTTCCATCTCCGCGCCGACCAGTTCGACGCGATGATGCACGAAGTACTGGCCGTGTTGGAGAAGTACAAGACGCCCGACCTCACCGCTCCGCTGCCGGACGGCGCTGAGCAGGTCACCGTGCAGATCCAGGCGTTCCCACGCGAGACGCGGAGCAGTGCCGAGGACGGCGGATGA
- a CDS encoding SAM-dependent methyltransferase, translated as MQSEVRSEEPARPEESGALGVVRAALLERGGLVRGVASGRRRGMDAPAYLRVEVRYVDLKGRRHLQVSEFDERQAHTRNVPDADVEKAVDELLGLAYGSWHVETTEETLRLRYTKKGKELLHRQEDRREQDTGHDRVKRRVLDPAAPFLVELGISDHQGRVKPSRQAKYKQIEEFCKLLAPALDEAVSAGRIATGRPLQVVDLGCGNAYLTLAAYHLLTAAGHDVRMTGIDHNPAARKRNTRVVEALGWQDHLRFLDATIQGAELDVRPDVVLALHACDTATDDALARAVGWEAALVLAAPCCHHDIQKQLKSVTPPAPYALMTRYGIVRERFADVLTDSLRAAVLRQVGYRVEVVQFVDSQHTPRNLLLRAARTGARPTAEVRAEYQAMVDEWHVQPRLAQLLLTADSDAGVVS; from the coding sequence GTGCAGTCTGAGGTGCGGTCGGAGGAGCCGGCGCGGCCGGAGGAATCCGGGGCGCTGGGGGTTGTGCGCGCTGCGTTGCTTGAGCGCGGTGGGTTGGTGCGCGGCGTCGCGTCGGGGAGGCGGCGGGGGATGGACGCTCCGGCGTACTTGCGGGTCGAGGTGCGGTACGTCGATCTGAAGGGGCGGCGGCATCTGCAGGTCAGCGAGTTCGACGAGCGGCAGGCGCATACGCGGAACGTGCCGGATGCGGACGTCGAGAAGGCCGTTGACGAGCTGCTCGGGCTTGCCTATGGGTCGTGGCATGTCGAGACGACCGAAGAGACGTTGCGGCTGCGGTACACCAAGAAGGGCAAGGAGCTGCTGCACCGGCAGGAGGATCGCCGGGAGCAGGACACTGGGCACGACCGGGTGAAGCGGCGGGTGCTCGACCCGGCGGCGCCGTTCCTGGTCGAGCTGGGGATCAGTGATCACCAGGGCCGGGTGAAGCCGTCCCGGCAGGCGAAGTACAAGCAGATCGAGGAGTTCTGCAAGCTGCTCGCGCCGGCGCTCGACGAGGCCGTTTCGGCGGGACGGATCGCGACCGGGCGGCCGTTGCAGGTGGTAGACCTCGGGTGCGGGAACGCGTATCTGACGTTGGCGGCGTACCACTTGCTGACCGCGGCGGGGCACGACGTACGGATGACCGGCATCGACCACAACCCGGCGGCGCGGAAGCGGAACACCCGGGTGGTCGAGGCGCTGGGCTGGCAGGATCATCTGCGGTTCCTGGACGCGACGATCCAAGGTGCGGAGCTGGATGTGCGGCCGGACGTCGTACTGGCGCTGCACGCCTGTGACACAGCGACCGATGACGCGCTCGCGCGGGCGGTCGGGTGGGAGGCCGCGCTGGTACTCGCGGCTCCGTGTTGTCATCACGACATCCAAAAGCAGTTGAAGAGCGTCACACCACCGGCGCCTTATGCGCTGATGACGAGATATGGCATCGTTCGGGAGCGGTTCGCCGATGTTCTGACGGATTCCCTGCGAGCGGCGGTGCTGCGACAGGTCGGTTACCGGGTGGAGGTCGTGCAGTTCGTGGACAGTCAGCACACGCCGCGCAATCTCCTGCTCCGCGCCGCGCGCACCGGCGCCAGGCCGACGGCTGAGGTACGCGCCGAGTACCAGGCGATGGTCGACGAATGGCACGTGCAACCGCGCCTCGCCCAGCTCCTCCTGACAGCAGATTCCGACGCTGGGGTGGTTTCGTGA
- the serC gene encoding phosphoserine transaminase yields the protein MTSANIQIPAELKPADGRFGAGPSKVRPEAVAALATEGAKLLGTSHRQAPVKNLVKRVQEGVAELFQLPDGYQVVLGNGGSTAFWDIATFGLIREKSQHLSFGEFSSKFAKAAQLAPHLGDPTIVKADPGTRPVAVAEAGVDLYAWPHNETSTGVMAPVRRVEGADEGALVAIDATSGAGGLPVDISEVDAYYFAPQKCFASDGGLWIAILSPAALARVEEITASGRWIPAFLDLATAVDNSSKNQTYNTPSLATLFLMAEQTDWINSQGGLEWSVARTTDSSNRLYTWAEKSEYATPYVADPDARSLVIGTIDLDDSIDAAAVAKTLRTNGIVDTEPYRKLGRNQLRVAMFPAVDPDDVEKLTHAIDYVVENLK from the coding sequence GTGACCAGCGCCAACATTCAGATTCCTGCAGAGCTCAAGCCCGCGGACGGCCGTTTCGGTGCCGGTCCGTCGAAGGTCCGTCCGGAAGCCGTCGCCGCGCTGGCGACCGAGGGCGCGAAGCTGCTCGGCACCTCCCACCGCCAGGCCCCGGTGAAGAACCTGGTCAAGCGGGTCCAGGAGGGCGTCGCCGAACTCTTCCAGCTGCCGGACGGCTACCAGGTCGTGCTCGGCAACGGTGGCTCGACCGCGTTCTGGGACATCGCGACGTTCGGGCTGATCCGGGAGAAGAGCCAGCACCTGAGCTTCGGCGAGTTCTCCTCGAAGTTCGCCAAGGCCGCGCAGCTGGCGCCGCACCTCGGCGACCCGACGATCGTGAAGGCCGACCCCGGGACCCGCCCGGTCGCGGTGGCGGAGGCCGGCGTCGACCTGTACGCGTGGCCGCACAACGAGACCTCCACCGGTGTGATGGCGCCGGTACGGCGGGTCGAGGGCGCCGACGAGGGCGCACTGGTCGCGATCGACGCCACGTCGGGCGCGGGCGGCCTGCCGGTCGACATCAGCGAGGTCGACGCGTACTACTTCGCCCCGCAGAAGTGCTTCGCCTCCGACGGCGGCCTGTGGATCGCGATCCTGAGCCCGGCCGCGCTGGCCCGCGTCGAGGAGATCACGGCCTCCGGGCGGTGGATCCCGGCGTTCCTGGACCTGGCGACCGCGGTCGACAACTCGAGCAAGAACCAGACGTACAACACGCCGTCGCTGGCCACGCTGTTCCTGATGGCCGAGCAGACCGACTGGATCAACAGCCAGGGCGGCCTGGAGTGGAGCGTCGCCCGGACGACGGACTCGAGCAACCGGCTGTACACGTGGGCGGAGAAGTCCGAGTACGCCACGCCGTACGTCGCCGACCCCGACGCCCGCTCCCTCGTCATCGGCACCATCGACCTCGACGACTCGATCGACGCCGCCGCGGTAGCCAAGACCCTCCGCACCAACGGCATCGTCGACACCGAGCCCTATCGCAAACTCGGCCGCAACCAACTCCGCGTAGCCATGTTCCCCGCCGTAGACCCAGACGACGTCGAAAAACTAACCCACGCCATCGACTACGTCGTCGAAAACCTCAAGTAA
- a CDS encoding phytanoyl-CoA dioxygenase family protein, whose translation MSVSYNVDERAAVHRDEFERTGYTLVCGLFSTDEAERLRDHYMEVRQRGPRAHDFAGHSSTDRDPLKRYPRMAQMHRWDETSLQWMIDPRIDQVMTALLGRSPYAVQTMVYFKPPGSRGQALHQDNFYLKADPGTCVAAWMALDRVDEANGCLEVVPGSHRWPILCTEKADTTVSFTDVTVPLPSTAGAVPVEMEPGDVLFFHGALVHGSNPNVTTDRFRRALIGHYIEGEAERVAQYYHPALRMDGTELTLEVAEGGGACGEWTDTPDGPVAVLTGTETITRKHE comes from the coding sequence ATGAGCGTTTCATACAACGTCGACGAGCGGGCCGCTGTGCACCGGGACGAGTTCGAGCGGACCGGGTACACGCTGGTCTGCGGGCTGTTCTCCACGGACGAGGCGGAGCGGCTGCGGGACCACTACATGGAGGTACGGCAGCGCGGGCCGCGGGCGCACGACTTCGCCGGGCACAGCTCGACCGATCGCGACCCGCTGAAGCGGTACCCGCGGATGGCGCAGATGCACCGGTGGGACGAGACGTCGCTGCAGTGGATGATCGACCCGCGTATCGACCAGGTGATGACCGCGCTGCTCGGCAGGTCGCCGTACGCCGTCCAGACGATGGTGTACTTCAAGCCGCCGGGCTCCCGCGGGCAGGCGCTGCACCAGGACAACTTCTACCTGAAGGCCGACCCCGGGACGTGCGTCGCGGCGTGGATGGCGCTCGACCGGGTCGACGAGGCGAACGGGTGCCTGGAGGTCGTGCCCGGGTCGCACCGGTGGCCGATCCTGTGCACCGAGAAGGCCGACACCACGGTCAGCTTCACCGACGTCACGGTGCCGTTGCCGTCGACCGCGGGCGCCGTACCGGTGGAGATGGAGCCCGGTGACGTGCTGTTCTTCCACGGGGCGCTGGTGCACGGGAGCAACCCGAACGTGACGACCGACCGGTTCCGGCGCGCGCTGATCGGCCACTACATCGAGGGCGAGGCGGAGCGCGTGGCGCAGTACTACCACCCGGCGCTGCGGATGGACGGTACCGAACTCACCCTGGAAGTGGCCGAGGGCGGCGGCGCGTGCGGCGAGTGGACCGACACGCCTGACGGCCCGGTCGCGGTCCTGACCGGCACGGAGACGATCACCCGCAAACACGAATAG
- a CDS encoding AraC family transcriptional regulator yields the protein MHRIQLDTMSAPTFWRCEPRWSWTSPPLADHLLWCVIDGRGAIQLNANGRELHPGVCAVFQPGDAPRATHDPHRRLLVFGMHFETVTTAAPDPRWGEVLDRELLGVLARTSDAAYRRGDALGRRQAELCLEQLVTLVWDAVHHPGRSAVDTAVDEIARQLRQDPGRDWSVTEMAGRAALSRAQFTRRFVAQFGMSPAQYVIQARIDRAHQLLTESGMTVTETAAALGYTDVPYFSRQYRQRTGRSPSQDR from the coding sequence ATGCACCGGATCCAGCTCGACACGATGTCCGCCCCGACCTTCTGGCGCTGTGAACCGCGCTGGTCGTGGACGTCGCCACCACTCGCCGACCACCTCCTGTGGTGCGTGATCGACGGCCGCGGCGCGATCCAGCTGAACGCGAACGGCCGCGAGCTGCATCCCGGCGTGTGCGCCGTCTTCCAGCCCGGCGACGCGCCCCGCGCCACCCACGACCCGCACCGCAGGCTGCTCGTCTTCGGCATGCACTTCGAGACCGTCACGACAGCGGCGCCCGATCCGCGCTGGGGCGAAGTACTGGATCGTGAACTCCTCGGTGTCCTCGCCCGGACCAGCGACGCGGCGTACCGTCGCGGCGACGCGCTCGGCCGGCGGCAGGCGGAGCTGTGCCTCGAACAGCTCGTCACGCTGGTGTGGGACGCCGTACATCACCCGGGTCGCAGCGCCGTCGACACCGCCGTCGACGAGATCGCCCGGCAGCTCCGGCAGGACCCCGGCCGGGACTGGAGTGTCACCGAGATGGCGGGGCGGGCTGCGCTGAGCCGCGCGCAGTTCACCCGCCGGTTCGTCGCGCAGTTCGGGATGTCGCCGGCGCAGTACGTGATCCAGGCCAGGATCGACCGGGCGCATCAGCTGCTCACCGAGAGCGGCATGACCGTCACCGAAACGGCCGCCGCCCTCGGCTACACAGATGTCCCGTACTTCAGCCGCCAGTACCGCCAACGCACCGGCCGCTCACCGAGCCAGGACCGCTAG
- a CDS encoding citrate synthase 2, with amino-acid sequence MSDPRTEVQHGLEGVVAFDTQIAEPDKEGSALRYRGVDIEDLVGRVPFENVWGLLVDGAFTPGLPPAEPFPLPVHTGDVRVDVQSALAMLAPAWGLRPLYDIDDVQAREDLSRAAVMALSYVAQAARGIGQPMVPQREVDKAKTITERFMIRWRGEPDPKHVKAVDAYWTSAAEHGMNASTFTARVIASTGADVAAALSGAVGAMSGPLHGGAPARVLTMIEGVERSGDARSYVKGLLDAGERLMGFGHRVYRAEDPRARVLRRTARELAAPRYEVAEALEQAALAELRERRPDRVLETNVEFWAAIVLDFAEVPPPMFTSMFTCARTAGWSAHVLEQKRTGRLIRPSAIYSGPASRPADSVEGWNPGWA; translated from the coding sequence ATGTCTGATCCGAGGACCGAGGTGCAGCACGGGCTGGAGGGTGTGGTCGCGTTCGACACGCAGATCGCCGAGCCGGACAAGGAAGGTTCGGCGCTCCGGTACCGCGGCGTGGACATCGAGGACCTGGTCGGCCGGGTGCCGTTCGAGAACGTCTGGGGCCTGCTGGTCGACGGCGCGTTCACGCCCGGCCTGCCGCCCGCGGAGCCGTTCCCGCTACCGGTGCACACCGGCGACGTGCGGGTCGACGTACAGTCCGCGCTCGCGATGCTCGCACCCGCCTGGGGTCTGCGGCCGCTGTACGACATCGACGACGTCCAGGCGCGCGAGGACCTGTCCCGGGCGGCGGTGATGGCGTTGTCGTACGTCGCGCAGGCGGCGCGCGGGATCGGGCAGCCGATGGTCCCGCAACGCGAGGTGGACAAGGCGAAGACGATCACCGAGCGGTTCATGATCCGCTGGCGCGGCGAGCCGGATCCCAAGCACGTCAAGGCCGTCGACGCGTACTGGACGTCCGCGGCGGAGCACGGGATGAACGCGTCGACGTTCACCGCACGGGTGATCGCCTCGACCGGAGCGGATGTCGCGGCCGCGCTGTCCGGTGCGGTCGGCGCGATGTCCGGGCCGCTGCACGGCGGCGCGCCGGCGCGGGTGCTGACGATGATCGAAGGCGTGGAGCGCTCGGGTGACGCGCGCTCGTACGTGAAGGGCCTGCTGGACGCGGGCGAGCGGCTGATGGGCTTCGGCCACCGGGTGTACCGGGCCGAGGACCCGCGCGCCCGGGTGCTCCGCCGTACGGCGCGGGAGCTGGCCGCCCCGCGGTACGAGGTGGCCGAGGCGCTGGAGCAGGCCGCGCTGGCCGAGCTGCGGGAGCGGCGGCCGGACCGGGTGCTGGAGACGAACGTCGAGTTCTGGGCGGCGATCGTGCTGGACTTCGCCGAGGTGCCGCCGCCGATGTTCACGTCGATGTTCACCTGCGCCCGGACCGCGGGCTGGAGCGCACACGTCCTGGAACAGAAGCGCACCGGCCGGCTGATCCGCCCGTCGGCGATCTACTCCGGCCCCGCCTCCCGCCCGGCCGACTCCGTCGAGGGCTGGAACCCGGGCTGGGCCTAG
- the pdxH gene encoding pyridoxamine 5'-phosphate oxidase: MDLAEMRETYGLGELLESQVAADPLVQFQLWLDQARSAGLAEPNAMVLATADADGRPSARTVLLKRLDERGFVFYTNQQSRKADELAANPYCALVFPWHAMERQVRVEGTVTKLPADEVDEYFASRPRESKLGAWASQQSQPVESREELDLQYASYERQWPEGTEISTPYFWGGYLVAPTAFEFWQGRVGRLHDRLAYRRASSGSDWELSRLQP; encoded by the coding sequence GTGGATCTTGCGGAGATGCGGGAGACGTACGGGCTGGGCGAGCTGCTCGAGAGTCAGGTCGCCGCCGACCCCCTCGTCCAGTTCCAGCTCTGGCTGGACCAGGCCCGGAGCGCCGGCCTGGCCGAGCCGAACGCCATGGTGCTGGCGACGGCCGACGCCGACGGCCGGCCGTCGGCGCGGACCGTCCTGCTGAAGCGCCTCGACGAGCGCGGCTTCGTGTTCTACACCAACCAGCAGTCCCGCAAGGCCGACGAGCTCGCCGCGAACCCGTACTGCGCGCTCGTGTTCCCGTGGCACGCGATGGAGCGCCAGGTCCGCGTCGAGGGCACCGTCACCAAGCTCCCGGCCGACGAGGTCGACGAGTACTTCGCATCCCGCCCGCGCGAGTCGAAGCTGGGCGCGTGGGCCTCCCAGCAGAGCCAGCCGGTCGAGTCCCGCGAGGAGCTCGACCTGCAGTACGCGTCGTACGAGCGGCAGTGGCCGGAGGGCACCGAGATCTCGACGCCGTACTTCTGGGGCGGCTACCTGGTCGCCCCGACCGCGTTCGAGTTCTGGCAGGGCCGCGTCGGCCGGCTGCACGACCGCCTGGCTTACCGGCGGGCCAGCTCAGGCTCCGACTGGGAGTTGTCGCGGCTCCAGCCCTGA
- a CDS encoding MMPL family transporter: MFETLGRFTYRRRRLVLALTGVFVVLGLAWGTGVFGSLANGGFDAPDTEAANAVKTIEQHVGRTGTDVVVLYRDPSATVADPAFRQAVEQHLAGLPAADVTATTTYWSSKSPVFVSKDQHSTYAVLTLAGATPEERLDTFHRIASEVRAPAAGLETQVGGEVAVFDEVNTQTEHDIVRAETISTPIVLVLLVVVFGGLVAASLPLFVGALAILGSFVLLRGLSAVTDVSIFSINIVTMIGLGLAIDYALFIVTRFREELAHGNDVETALTATMATAGRTVAFSGVTVGVAISSLVLFPVMFLKSMAYGGVAAVAIAMVAALTALPALLAVLGHRVNKLRIFKSRTVTEDHHGAWYRLAHSVMRRPVRYVLVLVPVLLVLGIPFLGAQLGGVDHRSLPAGATSRTVTETLQRDFPGAGGSDIHAAVRFDSAPGDPAAALAPYVAQLQQVRDVENVRIGGVEDGVASVVVHTKYTAQELPARDVVHAVRAVPAPAGADVEVGGETAAVIDLLDVLKERAPYMAGFIVVVTFVLLFVAFGSFVLPAKALLMNVLSLSAAFGAMVWIFQDGNLSGALDFTPAGFLDATNPVLLFAVLFGLSMDYEVFLLSRIREEYDRTGDNTQAVALGLQRTGGIITSAALLLIIVVAAFSTSGIVFVKMIGVGLVIAIALDATIVRALLVPATMRLLGRANWWAPRPLARWWKTHGFREEPQGWSRDNSQSEPELARR; encoded by the coding sequence GTGTTCGAGACGCTCGGCCGTTTCACGTACCGGCGGCGCCGGCTGGTGCTCGCCCTGACCGGAGTCTTCGTCGTCCTCGGGCTGGCCTGGGGCACCGGCGTGTTCGGCTCGCTGGCGAACGGCGGCTTCGACGCGCCGGACACCGAGGCCGCGAACGCCGTCAAGACCATCGAGCAGCACGTCGGCCGCACCGGCACCGACGTGGTCGTGCTCTACCGCGACCCGTCGGCGACCGTGGCCGATCCGGCCTTCCGGCAGGCGGTCGAGCAGCACCTGGCCGGGCTGCCGGCCGCCGACGTGACCGCGACGACGACGTACTGGAGCAGCAAGTCGCCGGTCTTCGTGTCGAAGGACCAGCACAGCACGTACGCCGTACTCACGCTCGCCGGAGCCACGCCGGAGGAGCGGCTGGACACGTTCCACCGGATCGCCTCGGAGGTCCGCGCGCCCGCTGCCGGCCTGGAGACGCAGGTCGGCGGCGAGGTCGCGGTGTTCGACGAGGTGAACACGCAGACCGAGCACGACATCGTGCGGGCGGAGACGATCTCGACGCCGATCGTGCTGGTGCTGCTGGTGGTCGTGTTCGGCGGCCTGGTCGCGGCGTCGCTGCCGCTGTTCGTCGGCGCGCTGGCGATCCTCGGGTCGTTCGTGCTGCTCCGCGGGCTGTCGGCGGTCACCGACGTGTCGATCTTCTCGATCAACATCGTCACGATGATCGGGCTCGGCCTGGCCATCGACTACGCGCTGTTCATCGTCACCCGGTTCCGCGAGGAGCTTGCGCACGGCAACGACGTCGAGACGGCGCTGACCGCGACGATGGCGACGGCCGGGCGGACGGTGGCGTTCTCCGGTGTGACGGTCGGGGTGGCGATCAGCAGCCTGGTGCTGTTCCCGGTGATGTTCCTGAAGTCGATGGCGTACGGCGGGGTGGCCGCGGTCGCGATCGCGATGGTCGCGGCGCTGACCGCGCTGCCGGCGTTGCTCGCGGTGCTCGGGCACCGGGTGAACAAGCTGCGGATCTTCAAGTCCCGGACGGTCACCGAGGATCATCACGGTGCCTGGTACCGGCTCGCGCACAGCGTGATGCGGCGGCCGGTGCGGTACGTGCTGGTGCTGGTCCCGGTGCTGCTCGTGCTGGGGATTCCGTTCCTGGGCGCGCAGCTCGGTGGGGTCGACCATCGATCGTTGCCGGCGGGCGCGACCTCGCGGACGGTGACCGAGACGCTGCAGCGCGACTTTCCCGGTGCCGGCGGGTCGGACATCCACGCGGCCGTGCGGTTCGACTCGGCGCCGGGTGATCCGGCTGCGGCGCTGGCGCCGTACGTCGCCCAGCTGCAGCAGGTGCGGGACGTGGAGAACGTGCGGATCGGCGGGGTCGAGGACGGCGTCGCGTCGGTCGTGGTGCACACGAAGTACACCGCGCAGGAGCTGCCGGCGCGGGATGTCGTCCATGCGGTGCGGGCAGTGCCGGCGCCCGCCGGGGCCGACGTCGAGGTCGGTGGTGAGACGGCGGCGGTGATCGACCTGCTCGACGTGCTCAAGGAGCGGGCGCCGTACATGGCGGGCTTCATCGTGGTGGTCACGTTCGTGCTGCTGTTCGTTGCCTTCGGCTCCTTCGTGCTGCCGGCGAAGGCGCTGCTGATGAACGTGCTGTCGTTGTCCGCGGCGTTCGGGGCGATGGTGTGGATCTTCCAGGACGGGAACCTGTCCGGGGCGCTGGACTTCACGCCGGCCGGGTTCCTGGACGCGACGAACCCGGTGCTGCTGTTCGCCGTGCTGTTCGGGCTGTCGATGGACTACGAGGTGTTCCTGCTCAGCCGGATCCGGGAGGAGTACGACCGGACCGGCGACAACACCCAGGCGGTTGCCCTCGGCCTGCAACGGACCGGCGGGATCATCACCAGCGCCGCGTTGCTGCTGATCATCGTCGTGGCGGCGTTCTCCACCTCGGGCATCGTGTTCGTGAAGATGATCGGGGTCGGGCTGGTGATCGCGATCGCGCTGGACGCGACGATCGTGCGGGCGCTGCTGGTGCCGGCGACGATGCGGCTGCTCGGACGCGCGAACTGGTGGGCGCCGCGGCCGCTGGCGCGCTGGTGGAAGACGCACGGCTTCCGGGAAGAACCTCAGGGCTGGAGCCGCGACAACTCCCAGTCGGAGCCTGAGCTGGCCCGCCGGTAA
- a CDS encoding TetR/AcrR family transcriptional regulator: MESGGRDRRRAATLAEIKAAARRLLVGGGSAAVGLRAVARELGLTPPALYRYFPSHEALISALIADLYDELTAALMELRCSEDTDDLGAQLYLLANGLRDWALAHPAEFALLFGTAVPSPDSEDHEDTPGHQAAMRFGALFKELVAQIWHWKPFPYPPDEQLGTELVAQLTQESEHFHGMPPGAIYLSLTYWTRLYGLICMEVFGQLHWVLPDAGAYFEAQLYEIGEALGLDCPAPE; this comes from the coding sequence GTGGAATCGGGTGGACGGGACCGGCGCCGGGCGGCGACGCTCGCGGAGATCAAGGCGGCCGCGCGCCGGTTGCTGGTCGGCGGCGGGTCGGCCGCGGTCGGCCTGCGCGCGGTCGCGCGCGAGCTCGGCCTCACCCCGCCGGCCCTGTACCGGTACTTCCCGAGCCACGAGGCGCTGATCAGCGCGCTGATCGCCGACCTGTACGACGAGCTGACCGCCGCGCTGATGGAACTGCGCTGCAGCGAGGACACCGACGACCTGGGCGCGCAGCTCTACCTGCTCGCCAACGGGCTGCGGGACTGGGCGCTTGCGCACCCGGCGGAGTTCGCGCTGCTGTTCGGTACGGCGGTGCCGAGCCCGGACTCCGAGGACCACGAGGACACGCCGGGGCATCAGGCCGCGATGCGGTTCGGCGCCCTGTTCAAGGAGCTGGTCGCGCAGATCTGGCACTGGAAGCCGTTCCCGTACCCGCCGGACGAGCAGCTCGGCACCGAGCTGGTCGCGCAGCTCACCCAGGAGTCGGAGCACTTCCACGGCATGCCGCCGGGTGCGATCTACCTGTCGCTGACCTACTGGACCAGGCTCTACGGCCTGATCTGCATGGAGGTCTTCGGCCAGCTGCACTGGGTGCTGCCGGACGCCGGCGCGTACTTCGAGGCCCAGCTCTACGAGATCGGCGAGGCCCTGGGTCTGGACTGCCCAGCTCCAGAATAG
- a CDS encoding SPFH domain-containing protein — MARIGNAAAALKPKGNGSVKAKVIGGVIAAVIALIIVINIFNFADTDANRIGLHYGGGVVEDKKFKSIIPPGSTNKLIGPGDTVYTYPTDQRSYIIGGDGADSAAGDEVTVVSKDNVRLGVRVQVYFTLNRDESVLRSFHERIGLKTEAYEEDGWNDMLQSYFRPQIDRALAAVATNYGWAELYNNESKKSQFQSAAAKEFTRLLPAAVGGDYFCGPGYNGNNACGELSFTVQKPMPMDKGIIDGLEAKQRAELARATQEQKNQQVNVELQSVKQQVAMLGAQGYLLKSAIESGKIQFMVIPQNGNVSIPVPTTTQQSQPAQPNGQSGQEPTTQPSQPAR, encoded by the coding sequence ATGGCAAGAATCGGCAACGCTGCTGCGGCGCTCAAGCCCAAGGGGAACGGCAGCGTGAAGGCCAAGGTGATCGGCGGCGTGATCGCGGCGGTGATCGCGCTGATCATCGTGATCAACATCTTCAACTTCGCCGACACCGACGCGAACCGGATCGGTCTGCACTACGGCGGCGGCGTCGTCGAGGACAAGAAGTTCAAGTCGATCATCCCGCCGGGGTCGACGAACAAGCTGATCGGCCCGGGCGACACGGTCTACACGTACCCGACCGACCAGCGCTCGTACATCATCGGCGGCGACGGCGCCGACTCCGCGGCGGGCGACGAGGTCACCGTGGTCAGCAAGGACAACGTCCGGCTGGGCGTCCGCGTCCAGGTGTACTTCACGCTGAACCGCGACGAGAGCGTGCTGAGGTCGTTCCACGAGCGGATCGGCCTGAAGACCGAGGCGTACGAGGAGGACGGCTGGAACGACATGCTGCAGAGCTACTTCCGGCCGCAGATCGACCGGGCGCTGGCGGCGGTCGCGACCAACTACGGCTGGGCCGAGCTCTACAACAACGAGTCGAAGAAGTCGCAGTTCCAGTCCGCGGCGGCCAAGGAGTTCACCCGGCTGCTGCCGGCCGCGGTCGGCGGCGACTACTTCTGCGGACCGGGGTACAACGGCAACAACGCCTGCGGCGAGCTGTCGTTCACGGTCCAGAAGCCGATGCCGATGGACAAGGGCATCATCGACGGCCTGGAGGCCAAGCAGCGCGCCGAGCTGGCCCGGGCCACCCAGGAGCAGAAGAACCAGCAGGTGAACGTCGAGCTGCAGTCGGTGAAGCAGCAGGTCGCGATGCTCGGCGCGCAGGGTTACCTGCTGAAGAGCGCGATCGAGTCCGGCAAGATCCAGTTCATGGTCATCCCGCAGAACGGCAACGTCAGCATCCCGGTGCCGACCACGACCCAGCAGTCCCAGCCGGCCCAGCCGAACGGGCAGTCCGGGCAGGAGCCGACCACCCAGCCGTCGCAGCCGGCCAGGTAA